Proteins encoded by one window of Catalinimonas alkaloidigena:
- a CDS encoding efflux RND transporter periplasmic adaptor subunit: MRYPVITSCYLGFSLLGLLPGLLLGGCQPSAPAGDPPSASPVEENTASPPETARVEVSAAQYQHAGIHLGGLQRRVMSQTLPVTGMVDVPPENLVSLSAPLGGFVKRTELLQGMRVRKGQVLATLENPEFITLQQDYLESKSQLTYLTLEYERQRELRQQNVSSAKLFQQTTQDYERTQIRVEALAEKLALIGIRAERLTPGKISRMAPLYSPINGYVTEVHVNVGTWVNPTDVLFEIADTDHLHAELTVFERDLSRIRPGQKIRFTLPNEDQRERTATVYLVGKAIGEDRSARVHGHLDKEDSALLPGMYLQARIEMGTDSVPVLPQGAVVTTAEQAYVFVQRGRRQEGGQQVYDFERIPIQTGVSEGDYVQVELPDRMDAATESIVVQGAYALLSLMENGEEEGHGH; the protein is encoded by the coding sequence ATGCGTTATCCTGTTATCACCTCATGTTACCTCGGATTTTCCCTTCTGGGGCTCCTCCCGGGGCTCCTCCTGGGGGGGTGTCAGCCCTCCGCTCCCGCGGGCGATCCGCCGTCCGCCTCACCCGTCGAAGAAAACACTGCCTCTCCGCCGGAAACGGCGCGGGTGGAAGTCAGCGCAGCACAGTACCAACACGCCGGCATTCATTTGGGCGGCCTCCAACGGCGTGTCATGAGTCAGACCCTGCCGGTGACGGGGATGGTGGATGTGCCGCCCGAAAACCTGGTAAGCCTTTCGGCGCCGCTGGGTGGTTTTGTCAAGCGTACCGAGCTCTTGCAGGGCATGCGCGTGCGCAAAGGACAGGTGCTGGCCACGCTGGAAAATCCTGAGTTCATCACCCTGCAACAGGACTATTTGGAAAGCAAAAGCCAGCTAACGTACCTCACCCTGGAATACGAGCGGCAGCGCGAACTGCGGCAACAGAATGTGAGTTCGGCCAAGCTGTTCCAGCAAACGACGCAGGACTACGAACGGACCCAGATCCGGGTCGAAGCCCTGGCCGAAAAGCTGGCCCTGATCGGCATTCGGGCCGAGCGTCTGACGCCGGGAAAGATCTCCCGCATGGCGCCGCTCTATTCGCCCATCAATGGATACGTGACCGAGGTACACGTGAACGTGGGCACCTGGGTCAATCCGACCGACGTGCTGTTTGAAATCGCTGATACCGATCACCTCCACGCCGAACTCACGGTTTTTGAACGGGACCTCTCCCGGATTCGACCAGGACAAAAGATTCGTTTTACCCTGCCCAACGAAGACCAGCGGGAGCGGACGGCCACCGTCTACCTGGTGGGCAAAGCGATCGGCGAAGACCGATCGGCCCGCGTCCACGGTCATCTGGACAAAGAAGATAGTGCTCTGCTGCCGGGCATGTACCTGCAGGCCCGTATCGAGATGGGGACCGATTCGGTGCCGGTCTTGCCGCAGGGGGCAGTGGTGACAACGGCCGAGCAAGCGTATGTCTTTGTGCAACGCGGCCGACGCCAGGAGGGGGGGCAGCAGGTATACGATTTTGAACGGATCCCCATCCAGACCGGGGTGTCGGAAGGAGACTATGTACAAGTGGAACTGCCCGACCGGATGGATGCTGCCACGGAATCCATCGTGGTGCAGGGGGCCTACGCGCTCCTCTCCCTGATGGAAAACGGTGAAGAAGAAGGCCACGGGCACTAA
- a CDS encoding cation diffusion facilitator family transporter, whose translation MKEKKDHATRTAFFLNLAFTVLELAGGILSGSIAILADSLHDLADSFSLGAGWYFEEKSKQGSNDRYSYGYARFSLLGAMINAVTLLLGSIYIVYESIRRLLNPQMPDVYWMLGISVVGIALNGLGVWKLKSGNSMNQQVMMIHLLEDALGWIAVLLASIVLLFVEIPRLDPLLAIVINLTVLVFVLRKLIKALQIMLQRVPKEVNLPELRQKIRCLTGVQDVERLHVWSLTKEKWVVTVTVHLEEMTTLQAAEVLKRRIRQVLADLPIEVLTVELQFSPPSEVSR comes from the coding sequence ATGAAAGAAAAAAAAGACCACGCGACCCGCACCGCCTTTTTTCTTAACCTCGCCTTCACGGTGCTGGAACTCGCCGGAGGCATTCTCTCGGGCAGCATTGCCATCCTGGCTGACTCGCTGCACGACTTGGCCGACAGTTTCTCACTGGGGGCGGGCTGGTACTTTGAGGAAAAGTCGAAGCAGGGAAGCAATGACCGCTACTCGTACGGCTACGCTCGCTTCTCTCTACTAGGGGCCATGATCAACGCGGTGACCTTGCTGTTGGGCTCTATCTACATCGTCTATGAATCGATTCGCCGGCTCCTCAACCCCCAGATGCCGGACGTGTACTGGATGCTGGGCATTTCCGTCGTGGGGATTGCCTTAAACGGCCTCGGCGTCTGGAAGCTAAAATCGGGCAACTCCATGAACCAACAGGTGATGATGATTCACCTGCTGGAAGATGCGCTGGGCTGGATAGCCGTACTTCTGGCCAGTATTGTGCTCCTGTTTGTAGAGATCCCCAGGCTGGACCCCCTTCTGGCCATCGTCATCAACCTCACCGTACTCGTCTTTGTGCTCCGGAAGCTTATCAAAGCGTTACAGATTATGCTCCAGCGAGTGCCCAAAGAGGTCAACCTACCCGAACTGCGCCAGAAAATCCGGTGTCTGACCGGAGTCCAGGACGTCGAGCGGCTGCACGTCTGGTCGCTGACGAAAGAAAAATGGGTGGTCACCGTCACGGTCCACCTGGAGGAAATGACCACGCTCCAGGCAGCCGAGGTGCTGAAACGGCGGATACGCCAGGTCCTGGCCGACTTGCCGATCGAGGTGCTGACCGTGGAGTTGCAATTCAGCCCGCCCTCCGAGGTTTCACGTTAA
- a CDS encoding ZIP family metal transporter, with the protein MEALLQTLPYALLAAATMAVGGILTAYVQPSRWMRSAILHFAAGVIFSVVGVELLPDITSRHDPWSVVIGFGLGIVTMLLIRRGTKPGDAARATGPGALPTGLLWVVGVDLVVDGLLMGIGFSSGAETGALLAVALSIEILSLGLATGASLRKAGVVRRSQVLTSLGLAGVLLVSAGLGAWLLEDLPDQPHEIILSFGLAALLFLVTEELLTEAHEKEDTLLLTTAFFAGFLLFLLLGMQT; encoded by the coding sequence ATGGAGGCCCTGCTACAGACGCTCCCCTACGCCCTGCTGGCGGCTGCGACGATGGCGGTGGGGGGAATCCTGACGGCGTATGTGCAGCCCAGCCGGTGGATGCGCAGTGCGATCCTTCACTTTGCCGCGGGGGTGATCTTTTCGGTGGTGGGCGTGGAGCTGCTGCCCGACATCACCTCGCGTCACGACCCGTGGTCGGTGGTGATCGGCTTTGGCCTCGGCATCGTGACGATGCTGCTGATTCGGCGCGGGACCAAGCCTGGGGACGCCGCAAGGGCCACCGGCCCAGGCGCGCTCCCGACCGGGCTGCTGTGGGTGGTGGGTGTCGATTTAGTGGTGGATGGCCTGTTGATGGGCATCGGGTTTTCGTCGGGCGCGGAAACCGGAGCGTTGCTGGCTGTAGCGCTCTCTATCGAAATCCTTTCGCTGGGGCTGGCCACCGGCGCCTCGTTGCGGAAGGCGGGGGTGGTCCGGCGGAGCCAGGTGCTGACGTCGCTGGGATTGGCTGGCGTGCTGCTGGTAAGCGCAGGGCTCGGCGCCTGGCTGTTGGAGGACTTGCCGGATCAGCCGCACGAAATTATCCTCTCGTTCGGACTGGCCGCCCTGTTGTTTCTGGTGACCGAAGAGCTGTTGACGGAGGCACACGAAAAAGAGGACACCTTGCTGCTCACCACCGCCTTTTTTGCGGGTTTCCTCTTGTTTCTACTCTTGGGCATGCAGACCTGA